Within Candidatus Terasakiella magnetica, the genomic segment GACAGGTTGAGCTTATCGCGAAAATCCATGTCGTTAAACATGGCTTTCACCGCATCCTGACAATCATCAAACGTGCCTTCAACCGCAATATTATGCACATTTTCAGACATGATCGTTGTCATCTGGCGGCGCTGTACATCAGAAACGCGGCCCTTTGGATGCATAATGAAAATATCAATACATTCACGATCACGGCATGCCTCAATCGCAGCAGAGCCTGTGTCCCCGGATGTAGCGCCAACGATGGTGACTTTCTCACCACGTTTTTTAAGCACATAATCAAACAAACGACCAAGCAATTGCAGGGCGTAATCTTTAAAGGCCAATGTGGGACCATGAAACAGTTCCATCACCCACTGATCAGCATCAAGCTGCTTAAGTGGCGCAACTGAAGGATGACCGAATTCTTTATAAGCGTCTTGAACAAGCTCGTTAAAATCGTCCTTGGGGATTGATCCCTCAACGAACGGATACATCACACGCACAGCCATATCGGCATATGATAGCCCACGCATATCGCGGATATCATCTTCGCTAAACTGGGGCCAGCTTTCTGGCAGGTAAAGACCGCCATCGCGGGCCAGACCCGTTAGAAGAACATCATCAAATGAAAGTGCGGGGGCTTTGCCGCGTGTGGAAACGTATTGCACCTTGGACCTCTTTTAGAGACAAAAACTTTCGCGCTGTTTAGCACGGTTTTAAAGAGAGTCCAAGGCGAAACACACATTGCGTCACTCTGATAAAAACCAGCATCCCTATCTGGATTCTAGCCCCTAGCAAAATGACATTTTTATTATTTTGGAGCCATACGAAGTGCGCCATCCATACGGATCACTTCACCAGAGAGATAGGCATTTTCAACAATATGGTTAACCAGATTTGCAAATTCTTCCGGCTTACCCATGCGACCACAAGGCACTGATTTATTCAACGCCTCTTGCACCTCTTCAGGCATGCCCAACAACATTGGCGTTGCCATAATACCCGGCGCAACCGTCATCACACGCACACCTTTTGGGGCCATTTCACGCGCGATGGGTAAAGTCAACGAGGCCACACCCCCTTTTGAAGCCGCATAAGCCGCCTGACCGATTTGACCATCGGCAAATGCAATTGATGCCGTGTTGATCACAACGCCGCGCTCTTCATCATTTACAGGGTCTTGTGCAATCATATCGGCACAAGCCAGACGAGACATATTAAACGTGCCGATCAAATTGACATTGATCACCTTGGAAAACAGATCAAGATCATGCGCGCCATTGCGACCAACGATTTTGGAAGCCGGTGCAATCCCCGCACAAGAAACCACAATACGGGCGACCCCATGGGCTTCACGCGCGGTTGCAAAAGCAGCCTCAGCACTGGCAGCATCAGCCACGTTACATTCAACCGCAATGCCGCCAATTTCATCGGCTACTTTTTGCGCAGCTTCCACATTCATATCAAAAATCGCAACTTTTGCACCTTGTGCAGCAAGCTTGCGCGCGGTTGCTTCACCCAAACCAGAAGCTGCACCCGTTACAATCGCACCTAAACCTTTAACGTCCATCATCGTCTCCTTAATCACTTTACCTTTACGTTAACGTAAACTTGGAGATGTTATATCAGAGGCAAAAGAGGGCTGCAAATGAAAAACGTAGCTGCCTGCCCCGAGCGATTTACCACACAACTGGATACTAGCCTCGCCAGTATGACAGGGGGACACAAA encodes:
- a CDS encoding SDR family oxidoreductase, translating into MDVKGLGAIVTGAASGLGEATARKLAAQGAKVAIFDMNVEAAQKVADEIGGIAVECNVADAASAEAAFATAREAHGVARIVVSCAGIAPASKIVGRNGAHDLDLFSKVINVNLIGTFNMSRLACADMIAQDPVNDEERGVVINTASIAFADGQIGQAAYAASKGGVASLTLPIAREMAPKGVRVMTVAPGIMATPMLLGMPEEVQEALNKSVPCGRMGKPEEFANLVNHIVENAYLSGEVIRMDGALRMAPK